A stretch of DNA from Montipora foliosa isolate CH-2021 chromosome 4, ASM3666993v2, whole genome shotgun sequence:
AAGGACAACCCTGACAAACACCGTGGGACAACGAAAAGGACTTAGAAATAAAACCATTAACATTACCTGCACTACGCACACCAGCATAGAAAAGATAAACCCACTTAATGAAACAAGGCCCAAAGCCCATGGAAGAGAGAGTGGAATGAAGGAAGGACCAATCCACcctgtcaaatgccttttcCTGGTCTAGGGACAGGAGAGCAGCGGGAACATCCATACAAGAACAGAACTCGACGGCATCCCGCAAGAAGGCTACAGTTTCACCAATGAAGCGACCAGGCACTCCACAAGTCTGATCTCTACAAAACAACAAGGCGAATGGCCTTGAGGAGGCAGGCTGCAATAGCACGGGAAGCAATTTTGTAATCGGCATTTAACAGGGAGATTGGTTGCCAGTTCTTTGGGTCAACTCGatcaccttttttaaaaaagagagTTATAATACCACGATGCTGAGAGGGAGACAGATGACTGGAAGAAAAAGCAGAGTCTAACAACATGGCAAGATCAGCACCTAACACGGCCCAAAATTTGAGGTAAAAGTCCATAGGAAGGCCATCACAGCCGGGAGCCCTGCCCCTAGCCATGCCCTTCAGAGCAGTCAGACACTCTTCCCGGCTGAGAGGGCCTTCACAGAGAGCACTAGAAACGGACGGAAGAACAGAAGAGACACAGGAGAGAAGTTCGTCACGGACAGTGAGATCACAAGGTACAGCGGAAAAAAGATCGGAATAGAAGGAACAGAAAACGTTACAGAGGCCATCCTTGTCAGTGACAAGTGACCCATCACTACCTCTCAGCGCTGAGATATAGCGGTCAGTAGATTACTTTTTAACGAGACGGAAGAAATAAGCAGTAGACGACTCACCCTCTTCCACCCATCTGGCACGTGCACACACGTTGAAACTGTGAGCGGACTCCAGATCAGGAGACTGAAGACGAGCCAGGGATGACATGTAGACGGGCAGAAGAGAGACGCGACCAAGATCGATAGCAGGCTTCAAATAAGAGATCAACCGATGGAGAATGTGCCGCTCAAGACGCTTAGACTTAGCCCGAGGCTTACAATAATTAATGGTGAGACCCTTGATGCGGGACTTGCATGCGTACCACCAAGGAGCGATGGGAGAGCAAACGAAAACGCCAGGACTGCCAGAAACCAGAAACGAGATGGAAATAAGcctcctcctcaggaatagaggTTTTAAGTTTCCAAAGACCGGATCCAAACGTAGGCAACGAAGGAAGCGAGCAAGAAAACTGGAGAGAATAGGGGCAGGGTAGAATGTCTGCAGAAGAAACAAACGGAATCCATGCCTACGGGCACCCGATGAGGTCTATGCAGGAAGCCAAGGAGCCATCTCTCCAAAACCAGGTGAAGGACGAGTCAGAAGGGTGCCAGACACACCAGATATTGACAACACAACAATCACGAAAAACAGACGAGAACAAAGAAGAACTCTCGCTAGAAGTATCAAAGGGGCAGGACCCATGATGATCAGTGAGACGGTCAAAAATGGTATTGCAGTCACCACACAAAAGGGAACGAATGGAAGGATTGATATGATCCACACACTGATGAAGAAAGGAATCACGCTCAGGGTTACGATTTGGGGCATAGGCACAAGCAACACGAAAGACAGAGCCACGGAAACCAAACTCAGCAAATACGAAACGGCCATCAAACTCACAGACAACAGAGCAGCACAGGAGGACAGGACGATACAGGATGGCAACCCCACAAGAACTATGAGAACCAAAAAGAGCCAGCACACAAATAACCATATCCAGACACCCAAGAAGACAACTCGGTCGGAGAGATGGCATGCATCTCCTGCAGACAGACCACCGAGGGAGAGAGATGGGACAGCCACTGGAAAAAACTAAGTTGATTGTCGGCATCGCTCAAACCATTGATGTTTACTGAGATGACAGAGAGAGccatgagagaaagaaaaaaagagaagacgAACATGAAGTTGGGGAGACAGCATTACGAACCTGAAGGCAAACCAAAAGCGCAAACACTATCAAGTGACCTAGGAGAGAGCAAACCAGAAACAGCCTGCTTAGATTTCTCCGAATCACCATCCGAACTAGGATAGTGGACAACGGAGCGTTTGCGAGCACTGGAGGTCTCAACCATAGAAACACAGAATTTTCAGACGAACAGGACGACAAAGAAAAGGAACCACTACTTGTATTACTCATAATATTCTCATTTTCCATACCCGTAATATTTCCACTACACTTAATATTACCATTACTCTTAATATTCTTATTACATACAGTGTTCACATTACTCGTAGCACCCACATTACTCAGGGCATCTACATTATCCGTAATATTTATATTACCCAAGGTACCTTCATTACTTTTAATGCTCGAGGCACTCTCATTGATACTTTTAACACTTCCAGGACTAATGTCACTCAGAACACTTTCGCTGATGACTTCAGGAGAATCTCCATCGCCGGGTGACAAGTCAGCACTGGTGAAAGAGGGGTTCTCAACAACAGAAGAGTGGGGGGGGGAGCAGGAGAGGGAACTTCCTCCATCGCATCCGCCTGGCTATGAGACTGCAGGATTAACTGGCTCTGGAAGAGGTCCTGAGAGGCTTCAACCTCCAACGCAGAGGAGTCTGACAAATTACCCTCGCCAGGGACAGAGGCAGCTCCACCCGAAGAGGGGGAAGCGATAGCAGTTTCGGCAGGAGCGACAGGAGCTGAGGCAGAAGCAGAACCAGACGCAGAGACTAGAACCATCCCCCAGGAATTCGGTCGGTTCTTGCAGTCCTGGGCCATGTGACAGTTAAAGGCACCTTTTGGCTCTAAtggggcaatccctggccacgTGACCCTCATGACAGATGTCGCATTCAACAGGTTGCCCAACATACCAAACCAAACCAGAAGATCagtcgttaaaaaaaaaaaaacatggtggCACATAGAAAGTTTGGTTCCATAAAGTTTACACCAGGCGAAACGTGAAATTTAAGTTACCTTAAACTAAATTTAATCATTGATTAAATTTAAGTTTAAGGAGTTTAAGTTAACGTTTAAGTTTCTTAAATGGAAGTTTAAGTAAACCTTAGATTTGACTTAAACATACTTAAGGTTCAAATTTAATACAGGTTTAAGCATTATAAAAAACCTATCTAAAACACACGTTTAAGTGACTGCTTATTCCCCATTAAATGCGGCTGAAAAGCATATTTTGAAGTTTGTATTAAACAGATGTTTAAGTTGGGTAAACGCGTCCAACTCCAAGCTCGAAAGTCAAACTCGTACGACACTAAATAGCACCTCGATTAGTGCAAGTCACCTTTGATTAACTTGCAAATTCTAAGGCTTTGCGCAGTGCTATATTCGTGCATCTTTGATATGCTCATTGCTTGCCTGCCGGGTAACTTGTAAAACAAAGTATGCAGtgagtatgggttattgaccaagcgtaaggtcaagatgactggatattggccaagttctttttttgcgtgtttatggaccgagacgaagttcatcttgcccgctcacggagctagtcatataataatagtATGTATTATTTCGCTAGCTATTGCCAACCAACACAATTAAATCACGCACTGATCTTCAGGTTTAATTAAATTGATTTATTTCCAAACGCTCCCTGTCAGCAATGTCACAACAAATTAAAGCAATTTTCTTAATATTTTACATGTTATCACATATCATCagccaataattaacaattactggacgaggttgagcaaaatatcgtgatttgtcagtggcgagcagatcaattatttgccgaagccgaaggctggggcaaataattgatctgcgagacactgacatatcacgatattttgcgataaccgagttcaataattgttttgtcattcgatcaccgagtttgttttcaatttttgggGGAAGCGgtaagcgcgcgctgcttgcagagatcaattggtttccttctcagctaaataatttattctgtCGACTTGACTTGACTGTACGTACAGTCAACTGTTAATTACCAAAATGTATGCCTTCAAATGGCTGAAGACTTCCAGAAACAAGTTCACAGTCTTCAAGGATttgaaatccgaaaaaaaagggaaatgtgtTCAcgatttcaattgcgcatgagcagaatattatttgcagcaaaacaattatttgtaggcagttatttgcaggtcacgtggtggactctcggccaatgaaaagaaaggaaaaaatccatcGAATGACAATAATCTTTGCTATAGAGGGAAAGCTGTACGGAGAATTAATAAAATCCTAAATATAACTTTGTTAGAGTTATGATTATGTCAAAATTCTCTGCACGTGTCACCTATAGATTACTCGTCAAGCTCATTAAACAATCTCAATAAAACCATAGAGATTGTGGAAAGGTGGCTTTCTTTTTCCTGGAAAACCAAAATCAGCATTTGATGGTCTTTGAATAAAAACTTGACATAATTAAATCGAAAAAGAAAGGTGAAGACAGAAAACCACCATTCTGAGAAGTGGCTTACCAAATCAAGGTAAATACATAAATTATGCTGTTCACTGTATTATAAAAATTTATAGACACCAGTGCCCAAAAACCCCAAACAAACTGAGCTCATCACCacttaaaacagaaacaattaATCACGTGACATTGTGACACGTTACTTAAAAAATAGAAAGGTGGGATTAAATTCACCTGGATAGATCTCTCAAATGAGCTTTGAATTTATTACAAACACTGAATTTAGtgcaaatcaagaaaaaaattgactcCCACAATAGTAGTAGTAGCCAGTTTTAACCAACAAGTAATGTTCGGGTTAGTTCACACATCAGCTGCTGGCTGTCGCACTGCCCATGAAGGACCCTCAGGAGAAGGCCTACTTGAGACTCCTCCAACCCGTCTGGGTTTCAGCATCTGTCTGGCATGAGGTGTTAGGTTCTGCACATGGAGCTTATCAAGTTTGGATTTTAAACTGGTGAGCCTGCTCCTTTCCCATAGCAGCTTTCTGGTAGTATAGCCCACCAATCTTTTAATATTTTCGCCTGTTATGGGGTCTTCCTGATCCTCGTAATCGGATTCTTCACTGCTCATGTAGTCTATGTAGAGCACATCATCATATGCCTTCCTTTCTTGTAAAGACAATTTAGCCTTGACCAGGTCATACCCAGACAGGCGTCTTTCCAGCTTCTAATGTAAGTAAATCAAAAATGGGCATGTCATTGAAAATGGTGTACTATTGAACCTGTCCATGAtagttgaataaaaaaaaatgccagtaataataaatgaatgatGTCTGAAGGAGTGCCACTGAAGAAGCAAAGAAGTTTGCCTTGTTTAGAGTCCTGGTAATGTTtatttgaatgaataattaacaagtaTTCGCCAAAGGAGAGGTGAATACTGTAGCtgtttttagtataattacataggtgattatttgaaaaatatcccTATTctctaacccattgactcctgggggttccccactgacgtgtaaaatactctggcatcagacagaaaaaaaataagtatGGCTAGTTTGATtaggccagtttaggggtgaaagagttaaaaaatgaatttcttTGTCTGCTacctcaacaaaacagcttgcggccattttcaaaacaaaaacactcaggtgattatcgcgtaataatcaccttaAGTGCAACTAATCACTGCAGAGAATGTTCAATAATCACCTACATTGTATGTAATCATACTAATAACAAAACTATTGAATTCCCTCATGCAGCTTTTGTATGATATGAggaattagtatcacccaactagtggactaatgcaaatcctgcattttgattggctacaatAGTCCtcttaatagtcctcgagtagcgaaaagcgtgacgcttcctttcgttttattcgcaaataaatatttcttcaacttgcattttgctaactttgttattgccctttctgtccgactagttggatgatactaaaacaataggccacttgcactaagaggtcacgtgaccaatgcttcccttaaacagtgagttgtaatcttgctgttgccaaaaattgacagaacacataaaaattatcttacacgcgaaatttgagaggaaacgcatttaagggatatattttatggtactttgatttttcaacaaagtagcatgatttgtcttggccgccatgttggagggcatactcttgccctccaacatggcggccaaaactactttttgcttgtatcttgttaaatgtttgatagttgagttcagatgtgccataaacgttaccaaatcatcttttcaacattttccttgaagttcaagtgcaaaatttgtgtcagaaagcggtaattcataattttaaaaaatcaaattttggtcacgtgaccagctacggactttctcattttaagaaaatggtgcgggtttgaaaaaccaaatcactattattttgtttaagagatgacccactaatagtgtttcgaaggcaaaatcatgtaactttcattttcttaaaaacgatgtcacatgacctcttagtgcaagtggcctattagacccttcgccctccagggtcacgggtcaatagcccatttggcttcgcctcatgggctattgacccgtagcccttgcaggctacaggtctaattgttaattagacaGATCTCAGATGGTGATAACCGCCTTGGTCTCATCAAATAACACCATCCTCTATCTGCATATCTGCCTGATCCAAAACTAAAATTATATCTGCCAACAAAACTTACACTTGAAAGACGCCTTGTTCTTCGGCAGACCTCCTTATGCTTTTCATTAGTTCCAGTCTGTATACGTTGGTTCCTTTCCTTAATAGTCTTGAAATAACGAAAGTATTGAGCTGTAGAGATGGAGAGAGGAATGAAATTCATGATTAGTTAACGTCATGCCTTCTTGCTTGAGCTAAAAGGAAGAGCACTTCATGACCCCAGCTGATATCCTAGGATTTTAGTACAACAATAACTTATTAGTTGCCAGCAAATCTTTTCTGCACGGAATAACAGCGACTGAGAAACCTGTCAAGAGCTAAAAAAGTACTCTTAAAATGTTCCTCTGTGGATGTTCAAAAAATGGCACAAATCTTAATTTGATCCAGGGTTCATAACGAAAATTGCAACAATTTTTCAACGACTTTTGAAAGACCAAATTTGACTTTCAGTGACCCACACCAGAACCAAAATGTTATACATGATTTTAAAAGAACAATAACTACATGCATCGGCATGCAGATTAATGAGGGAGAACTGTACCGAAAAGATAAACAGGAAAAATGTGGTGGTAAAAAAGTATGCCTGGTCAACATGATTCCACAAGCTTGAAAGTTACACTACATGTAGGCAGGCTTTCATTTTTGCTAAAAGAAATTATGTAAAATAATGGTCACTGTAAGGTGCTACCAAAATAGGAATGTCCTTGTACTCATTCATGTTTCAGTTTGTAACTCCAAGCTCTGTGGCCCAGACAGTGATGTTTATTGAATCAAATATAGAAAGAAATATACAAGTGGAAATTTTAAAGCAACACAAGCTTCACAAACCTTCCATCTGCAAGTCTGTCCATGGACAGTTTTCTCcaccattttcttttttcaaaatttccagaattttgtgaaaaagagCCTGGTTCCTCTCTGACAGTGGTCTGCAAAAATTATATGCATCAAACTTAATGAACAGACACTAATCAGAAGTATAGAGTGTTTCACTCATGTGATCAGTAACCAtgtttttccactgaaacaaaggaaaacatttgcatgataatagagcacAATTCACAGGAGATTtaagttgggtacaccaacatgaccactgttccattgtttaggtacaccaacatgcATGGcctgctctctctctctctctctctctctctctcgctctctctctctctttctctctctccttTATCagtgtttttacaacaaaaacatttcaactaaacaaaaaaaaaaaaaatgaaccatGAACAGCTTCTCAGGCCAAGATATTTTCATTAGTTGACCAATTCCCAAATATTTCAATCCCATGAACCCTGATCAAGACAATGAAGAACTTTTGATAATTGTTCACAGTGCTAAGGAAATCAAAATAATCTCTACATACTCTTCAGTAACAATGAAGCCTtgtgtcattttcttttctACCATCTTCTTATATACAAACCGAAACCTCTtctgaaagataaaaaaaatcacacctcacaattaaatgaatgaaatgttCCTGCCAATAGGAGATAACTTGATAGTATCACTAGTCATTTAAAGGGGTAGTATCCTGGGACTTTGACCATAAATTTACTAAATCAATTTTCAgtgactttttttcttcttaaattGATTCTGGGTCACTGCAGTGAGAAAATAATCATTtaattttaacagaaaaatgATCCACACCATGTTATTAAGGGGTTAATCTAAGATGCAAGGGAAGAACTTGAAAACGTTGAGTAGGCATTCATTTTAACGTGGCTTTGTGTAACCACAAACACTTGAGAATGGTTTCTGTGAgctaaaatagccgttttgaagaaaGTTTGGCCAATTTTTGTTTG
This window harbors:
- the LOC138000866 gene encoding uncharacterized protein, whose translation is MDPSNPLQERQLVLMETMNRRLESIQEGQKKLEEANASLRNENEMLRNQLERQQQTVHKSRRRKGRSQSNVEVPNDLRKRFRFVYKKMVEKKMTQGFIVTEEPLSERNQALFHKILEILKKENGGENCPWTDLQMEAQYFRYFKTIKERNQRIQTGTNEKHKEVCRRTRRLSSKLERRLSGYDLVKAKLSLQERKAYDDVLYIDYMSSEESDYEDQEDPITGENIKRLVGYTTRKLLWERSRLTSLKSKLDKLHVQNLTPHARQMLKPRRVGGVSSRPSPEGPSWAVRQPAADV